A segment of the Pedobacter faecalis genome:
GCTTAAAGATACGATCAGCACCGGAAAAGACAGTCTGGTTGGTCTGAAGGATGATGTGATCGAAAAGGTGAAGACTAAAGCAAGCAGTATCTCCCAGGAGTATAAGGATTTCAGGGAATCGGAACTGAATAAGTCGGCCGCAACCGACGCTGATACCGGGCAGGCTTAACTGCTGATCTTGGCCTGGTGGTTGAAGAAGGCCCTGGTTATGGGTATAAGCAGCAATCCGCACAGTGCGAAGATGACAAATGATATACGCAGGTTGAATGCATGGGCCAGGTAGCCGATAAGCGGCGGGCCCAGCAGCATACCTGTAATCGAATATGTGGCGATCACCGATATCGCCATTCCTGGTGAATACTTTTTAGAAGCGCCTGCCAGTGCATAAGACATGGGTATAACGGCTGCTGTTCCAAAACCGACCAGAGAAAAGCCGATCATGGCTGTCCAGAATGCGGGAAAGATGACGGCCATACTGATGCCCAGAACGATGCAAACAGCACTCATGATATATGTTTTTGGCATCCCGAAACGCGCAATGATGATGTCGGACAAAAACCGCGAGGCGGCCATAAAGGTCATGAAAATCAAGTATCCGTAGGTGAAGATGTCGACCTTTACAACCTGCTGGAAATAGATGCCGCTCCAATCGAACATCCCTCCTTCGCAGATGGCGCACAGAAACACAACCATGCCAAGATAAAATATATAGGGATCTGGCTTCTTGAGATTTAGCTTGTTTCCCGACTGCGCGCGATCGCCTGCCAGTAAGAACTGGTAAGCGTAGATGGTGAACAGTACCATCACGCCCCCTACTACAGCGAAATGTACGGTCAGCGACGTGCCGAGCGATAGCAATAAGGTGGATATGACAATGCCGGCGATCCCGCCGATGCTCCAAAAGCCATGAAATGAACCGATGATCTTATTCTCAAATCTCTTCTGCAGGGTAAGCGCCTGGGTGTTGACCGATATATTGAATACCCTTGTTGTGAATGCAAACAGGGTGATTGCAACCACCAGCGTAAAGACATTATGAGCCGTACCGATCAGCAGCAGGCACAAACCGTTTAACGCAAAACCTACGGCGAGCGGTACGCGGCTATTGTATTTTGAGACCAGCCATCCGGATATGGGAAGGCCAAGCAGTGACCCTACGGGCATGGCGAGTAAAATTGTGCCAAGTGCCGCCTCATTCAGATCAAAAGCCGTCTTTATCGTTGGAATTCTGGACGCCCAGGTGGAAAAACTTAAACCGGACGCAAAGAAAAAAAGGCTTAGAAACAGGCGATGTGTGCTATTGGAAATCATAGGGGGAAATGCTGCCGCAAATGTACGATATTTGGTATTTAAAAATTATATACTAGCTTTACAAAAAACTTTAGGGGTGCCTTGTGCTGAGATATACCCTTTGAACCTGATGCAGTTAGTACTGCCGAAGGGAAAAGTGAAAGCAATCCGCTTGCTTTATTTTTGTCCTGTTTAAGGATTCTCCCCTACAGTTTTCATGATTTAACCTGTTTAACATGGAAATTACTGTAAACCAAAAATCTTATCAGCTTGATGCGACTTGTTCGGTAAGCCAAATGCTGGAGCAAGTGTTTGATGCTGGCCCGCGCAATATTGCTGTGGCCGTAAACCAGACTGTTGTGCCCAGACATGAATGGCCCGAAAGGCTGTTAAACCAGGGCGACCAGGTGATGATCGTTAAAGCTACCCAAGGCGGATAACCTTAATCTTTTAGACTATGAGACAAGAAAAAGTTCCAAATGAAGGACTGATCAGCCGGACGCCTTTTCCTGCGTCGCGCAAAATTTATGTAAAGGGCGAAATGTATGACATCGACGTGGCCATGCGTGAGATCACGCTGACGGAGACAAAGATCCATAATGGTTTTGGCCTGACTGAGCCGAATGCACCTGTAACTGTTTATGATACAAGTGGTCCGTATACAGATCCTGAAGTAGAAATTGATGTTCGAAGCGGTCTGCCGCGACTCCGCGAGCAGTGGATACTAGGCAGGCAGGATGTGGAGCAGCTGGATCAGATTTCGTCTGATTACGGACAGATGCGGCTGGCTGATGAAAAGCTGGATCAGTTTAGGTTTAAGCATCTGGCGAAGCCTTTGAAAGCCAAAGAAGGGCGCAATGTATCTCAAATGCATTATGCCCGTCAGGGTATTATTACCCCGGAGATGGAGTACATCGCGATACGCGAAAATCAGCGGACCGGTGGACATATTACACCGGAATTTGTGCGCGACGAAGTAGCCCGTGGTCGAGCGGTGATTCCCTGCAACATCAATCACCCGGAACTGGAGCCTATGATTATCGGCCGGAACTTCCTGGTGAAGATTAACGCCAATATTGGAAACTCTGCGGTTACTTCTTCTATTGAAGAAGAGGTCGAGAAAGCCGTATGGGCTTGTCGCTGGGGCGCAGATACGATCATGGATTTGTCGACCGGCAAGAACATTCACGAAACGCGCGAGTGGATCATCCGGAACTCTCCTGTACCGATCGGGACGGTTCCGATCTATCAGGCGTTGGAAAAAGTAAATGGTAAGGCTGAGGATCTGACCTGGGAGCTTTTCAGGGATACGCTGATTGAGCAGGCTGAGCAGGGTGTAGATTATTTTACGATCCATGCTGGTGTGCTACTGAGATATATACCGCTGACAGCCAAGCGCGTGACGGGTATTGTTTCGCGTGGTGGTTCAATTATGGCCAAGTGGTGCCTGGCGCATCATAAGGAGAATTTCCTCTATACGCATTTTGAGGAGATCTGTGAGATTATGAAGGCTTACGATGTGGCTTTCTCATTGGGCGACGGCTTAAGGCCAGGTTCGATTGCAGATGCAAATGACGCGGCCCAGTTTGCCGAGCTGGAAACGCTTGGGGAGCTGACGAAAATAGCCTGGAAGCATGATGTGCAGACGATTATTGAGGGTCCGGGGCATGTACCGATGCATCTGATCAAGGAGAATATGGATAAGCAGCTGAAGCATTGCGATGAGGCGCCGTTTTATACGCTCGGGCCGCTTACGACCGACATTGCTCCTGGGTATGACCACATTACTTCGGCGATTGGTGCCGCGATGATAGGCTGGTATGGTACGGCAATGTTGTGCTATGTGACGCCGAAAGAGCATCTGGGCTTGCCGAATAAAAAGGATGTGAAGGACGGGGTTATTACGTATAAGATCGCGGCGCATGCTGCTGATCTGGCTAAAGGTCACCCCAGCGCCCAGCATCGGGATAATGCGCTAAGTAAGGCACGGTTCGAATTTAGATGGGAGGACCAGTTTAATCTGGCTCTTGATCCGGATACTGCGCGCGAGTTTCATGATGAGACTTTACCTGCGGATGGTGCTAAGGTTGCGCACTTCTGCTCTATGTGCGGTCCGAATTTCTGCTCGATGAAGATTACGCAGGATGTGCGTGAGTATGCTGCTAAGCAGGGCGTTGAAGCAGAAGAGGCGCTGGCTAAGGGTATGGAGGAGAAATCGAAGGAGTTTAGTGAAAAGGGCAGCGAAATTTATTTGTAGGTTAATTGCCAAGGATAAAGCATGGAACTGATCGTGATTTCCAGTCCCGCTGAACTTGAAGCTGAAGCGCCGCTGATTAACCGGCTGTTTGAGGCTGGTATGCAGTTGTTTCATCTCAGAAAGCCGGGTCTGCCGCTGGCGAGATACCGGGATCTGCTCGCTGGAATAGACGCCGCGTTCCATGACCGTGTGGCACTGCACCAGCATCATGAACTGGGCGATGAATTTGGCATCCTCCGTTTGCATTTGCCCGAGCTGCAGCGAAGGGAATTAGATGCGAACGGCTATCCTTCGCTTTACAAGGATAAGTATTTGAGTACTTCGGTGCACAGCAGAAAGGATCTTGGTGCGATGAGTCGTTTTGAGTATGTCTTTTACGGGCCGCTGTTCGACAGCTTATCTAAACCCGGTTACCGGGGAATCGGTTCAAGTAACATAGTGATTCAGGCCGCTGAAGCGCCCGGCGTTGAAGCTGTGCAGCCGCGCCTGATCGCTTTGGGGGGAATTTCGGCGACTAAACTGGGTGATGTGCAGATGATGGGCTTTGATGGAATTGCTGTACTGGGTGCTATTTGGAACGTGCCGGCCAGAAGTCTGGATAATTTTAATCACTTGAAATGGGAAACAGACCTTATGCGTTGACGATAGCCGGATTGGATCCGAGTGCAGGGGCCGGACTTCTTGCCGATGTGAAATGTTTTGAGCAGCATGAGGTTTATGCTTTCGGCGCGTGTTCGGCGCTGACTGTGCAAACGGATGATTGCTTTATCCGAAATCAATGGCTGGAAGCTTCGGAGATCATTGCCCAGGTGGAACCGCTTGCCAGGAAATTTAAAATTGTTGCCTGCAAGATCGGGATCATCAAAGATTTGCATGTTTTGCTGGAGGTAACGGCTTTTCTGAGACATGTGAATCCGTCGATCTATATGGTATGGGACCCGGTGATATCGGCAAGTACAGGTTACCAGTTTCATCCAGACCAGCTTGATGTCGGGTTGCTTACTGATGCTCTTTATTCTATTGATGTAATAACACCTAATTATGATGAAATACAGCTGATTAAACCTATTGTGAGTCCGAAAGAAACCGCCTGCGAATGGTCAGAATACTGTGCCGTACTGTTAAAGGGCGGACA
Coding sequences within it:
- the thiS gene encoding sulfur carrier protein ThiS: MEITVNQKSYQLDATCSVSQMLEQVFDAGPRNIAVAVNQTVVPRHEWPERLLNQGDQVMIVKATQGG
- the thiC gene encoding phosphomethylpyrimidine synthase ThiC, whose amino-acid sequence is MRQEKVPNEGLISRTPFPASRKIYVKGEMYDIDVAMREITLTETKIHNGFGLTEPNAPVTVYDTSGPYTDPEVEIDVRSGLPRLREQWILGRQDVEQLDQISSDYGQMRLADEKLDQFRFKHLAKPLKAKEGRNVSQMHYARQGIITPEMEYIAIRENQRTGGHITPEFVRDEVARGRAVIPCNINHPELEPMIIGRNFLVKINANIGNSAVTSSIEEEVEKAVWACRWGADTIMDLSTGKNIHETREWIIRNSPVPIGTVPIYQALEKVNGKAEDLTWELFRDTLIEQAEQGVDYFTIHAGVLLRYIPLTAKRVTGIVSRGGSIMAKWCLAHHKENFLYTHFEEICEIMKAYDVAFSLGDGLRPGSIADANDAAQFAELETLGELTKIAWKHDVQTIIEGPGHVPMHLIKENMDKQLKHCDEAPFYTLGPLTTDIAPGYDHITSAIGAAMIGWYGTAMLCYVTPKEHLGLPNKKDVKDGVITYKIAAHAADLAKGHPSAQHRDNALSKARFEFRWEDQFNLALDPDTAREFHDETLPADGAKVAHFCSMCGPNFCSMKITQDVREYAAKQGVEAEEALAKGMEEKSKEFSEKGSEIYL
- a CDS encoding MFS transporter, translating into MISNSTHRLFLSLFFFASGLSFSTWASRIPTIKTAFDLNEAALGTILLAMPVGSLLGLPISGWLVSKYNSRVPLAVGFALNGLCLLLIGTAHNVFTLVVAITLFAFTTRVFNISVNTQALTLQKRFENKIIGSFHGFWSIGGIAGIVISTLLLSLGTSLTVHFAVVGGVMVLFTIYAYQFLLAGDRAQSGNKLNLKKPDPYIFYLGMVVFLCAICEGGMFDWSGIYFQQVVKVDIFTYGYLIFMTFMAASRFLSDIIIARFGMPKTYIMSAVCIVLGISMAVIFPAFWTAMIGFSLVGFGTAAVIPMSYALAGASKKYSPGMAISVIATYSITGMLLGPPLIGYLAHAFNLRISFVIFALCGLLLIPITRAFFNHQAKISS
- a CDS encoding hydroxymethylpyrimidine/phosphomethylpyrimidine kinase, translating into MGNRPYALTIAGLDPSAGAGLLADVKCFEQHEVYAFGACSALTVQTDDCFIRNQWLEASEIIAQVEPLARKFKIVACKIGIIKDLHVLLEVTAFLRHVNPSIYMVWDPVISASTGYQFHPDQLDVGLLTDALYSIDVITPNYDEIQLIKPIVSPKETACEWSEYCAVLLKGGHNPEQPGTDYLYIKNEAVPIEPALAELPAKHGSGCVLSAAITANLALGNSIERSCRLAKHYTEKFLASNQTLLGYHTT
- a CDS encoding thiamine phosphate synthase, translating into MELIVISSPAELEAEAPLINRLFEAGMQLFHLRKPGLPLARYRDLLAGIDAAFHDRVALHQHHELGDEFGILRLHLPELQRRELDANGYPSLYKDKYLSTSVHSRKDLGAMSRFEYVFYGPLFDSLSKPGYRGIGSSNIVIQAAEAPGVEAVQPRLIALGGISATKLGDVQMMGFDGIAVLGAIWNVPARSLDNFNHLKWETDLMR